A single Silvibacterium dinghuense DNA region contains:
- a CDS encoding DMT family transporter has translation MPVASPTSSSRTASTALGYGACALAGTLWGTGFYFGKIALTAMGVGHMVLYRFLFALLGLAPLMRRPNLNRREWQLLLLASFLGIPVQFLLQFWGLALTTVSHAALMVGTMPVILAVGAVIFTHERLDIKGWFALAGSTTGVVLITLSSVHGAAGTHGAGHGVGHGPSLAGDLLVVLSLVIALGWLLINRHLMQSHSAITITAWGILAGVLMLALMVIPFAGWPPVHAVSSRVWFALIASGLFCTALTTFLWNWGIRHVPASRAGVFLNIEPALGSILGVELMGDKLGPWTWAGGALILTAAIVLTTTGRAEAEMLLE, from the coding sequence TTGCCAGTTGCCTCTCCCACATCGTCATCCCGCACCGCCAGCACCGCACTCGGCTACGGAGCCTGCGCGCTGGCGGGAACGCTCTGGGGTACGGGCTTTTACTTCGGCAAGATCGCGCTCACGGCGATGGGCGTGGGGCACATGGTGCTCTACCGCTTCCTCTTCGCGCTGCTCGGGCTCGCGCCGCTCATGCGCCGTCCGAACCTTAACCGCCGCGAGTGGCAGCTGCTTCTGCTGGCCAGCTTTCTTGGAATTCCGGTGCAGTTTCTGCTGCAGTTCTGGGGGCTTGCGCTCACCACCGTCAGCCACGCCGCGCTCATGGTGGGAACCATGCCGGTGATCCTCGCCGTCGGTGCCGTGATCTTCACCCATGAACGTCTTGATATCAAGGGATGGTTCGCCCTCGCCGGCTCCACCACCGGCGTCGTGCTCATCACCCTCAGCAGCGTGCACGGCGCGGCGGGCACGCATGGGGCTGGACATGGAGTTGGGCATGGGCCCTCGCTCGCGGGCGATCTGCTGGTTGTGCTCTCGCTGGTCATCGCGCTGGGCTGGCTGCTGATCAACCGTCACCTGATGCAGAGCCACTCCGCGATCACCATCACCGCGTGGGGCATTCTTGCCGGAGTGCTCATGCTGGCGCTGATGGTCATCCCCTTTGCCGGATGGCCACCGGTGCATGCGGTCAGCAGCCGTGTGTGGTTCGCGCTCATCGCCAGCGGCCTTTTCTGCACCGCGCTCACCACGTTCCTCTGGAACTGGGGCATTCGCCATGTGCCCGCCTCACGCGCCGGTGTCTTCCTCAACATCGAGCCCGCGCTCGGCTCCATTCTGGGCGTGGAGTTGATGGGCGACAAGCTCGGGCCATGGACATGGGCCGGAGGCGCGCTGATCCTCACCGCCGCTATCGTGCTCACGACGACCGGACGTGCAGAGGCGGAGATGCTGCTGGAATAG
- a CDS encoding ATP-binding protein: protein MTEPCPKCDGMGMVVVLDKNGRRVAEPCDCRFERRRLSLLERAGIPKRYEHCALETYALFPQADASLRAAYMMAQRFVDSYPLATEGKGLLLTGSIGVGKTHLSVGILQSLITEKGVRGLFCDYRELLKEIQHSYNPQVLTTELEILRPVFEAEVLVLDELGASKPTEWVWDTVAHILNTRYNDKRTTIITTNYPDAAPGGAATGAQRAMREETLGDRIGERMRSRLAEMCVTIEMRGDDFRQKAGRARFA from the coding sequence ATGACGGAACCCTGTCCCAAGTGCGATGGCATGGGCATGGTGGTTGTTCTGGATAAGAACGGCCGCCGTGTTGCCGAGCCCTGCGACTGCCGCTTCGAGCGTCGTCGTCTTTCTCTTCTGGAGCGTGCCGGCATCCCGAAACGCTATGAACATTGCGCGCTCGAAACCTACGCGCTGTTTCCCCAGGCAGATGCCTCGCTGCGGGCCGCCTACATGATGGCGCAGCGCTTCGTCGACAGCTACCCGCTGGCAACCGAGGGCAAGGGCCTGCTGCTTACCGGCTCGATCGGCGTAGGCAAGACGCATCTCTCCGTGGGTATTCTGCAATCGCTCATCACCGAGAAGGGCGTGCGCGGGCTCTTCTGCGATTATCGCGAGCTGCTCAAGGAGATTCAGCACTCCTACAATCCACAGGTGCTTACTACCGAGCTCGAAATCCTGCGGCCGGTCTTCGAGGCCGAGGTGCTGGTGCTCGATGAGCTGGGTGCCTCAAAGCCGACAGAGTGGGTGTGGGATACGGTCGCGCACATTCTGAATACGCGCTACAACGACAAGCGCACCACTATCATCACGACCAACTACCCCGACGCCGCGCCCGGCGGCGCAGCTACCGGCGCGCAACGTGCCATGCGCGAAGAAACGCTCGGCGACCGCATCGGTGAGCGTATGCGCTCGCGCCTGGCCGAGATGTGCGTGACGATCGAGATGCGCGGCGACGACTTCCGCCAAAAGGCCGGACGCGCCCGCTTCGCATAG
- a CDS encoding M13 family metallopeptidase, translating to MHLSFPARLAAAALAFSFVPALHAQSSETKTLKALDPKLMDTSVDPCVNFYQYSCGGWLKQNPIPSDRSSYGRDSELMDQNELVLKAILEKAAADSAGRTANEQKIGDYYATCMDTSAIDSAGVKPIEPILARIDAVKSKQELAGLAAWLQMQGISSFFGFGSDQDYKDATQQIAEVDQQQLGLPEKGYYDRTDADSVKLRQQYQQHIAQTFVLLGESQEQASKNAATVLRLETALAAASLSTVERRDPQNVYHKTELTAFDGSLSNFGFDRFLRGVDTPAVSSLNVTSPVYFAALNKLLGETSLPELKTYLRWTAIRQLPSTALPHALDEESFAFYGRILSGQPEQQPRWKRCTRAVDGALGEALGQVYVAQRFSPADKARTLELTKDIEAAMDRDIDQLSWMSAETKVRAKEKLHGVANKIGYPDQWRDYSSLEVKRGDALGNEEHAAAFETHRQIAKIGKRVDHGEWDMSPPTVNAYYNPQMNDINFPAGILQPPYFDATQDDAVNYGDAGGVIGHELTHGFDDEGRQFDAKGNLLNWWTPDDAKQFTERAGCVVNEFNGFVAVGDLHVNGQLTLGENLADLGGLKLAFLAYLDRAQKAGLDLTKRGGPEYGGLTPEQQFFVSYGQGWCQNNRPENLKLRVQTDPHSPEEFRVNGVVVNLPQFQKAFACKTGQPMAPAQRCSIW from the coding sequence ATGCATCTGTCCTTTCCTGCGCGGCTTGCCGCCGCTGCTCTCGCCTTTTCTTTTGTTCCTGCCCTGCACGCGCAGTCTTCTGAAACAAAGACGCTCAAGGCACTCGACCCAAAGCTGATGGACACCAGCGTCGACCCCTGCGTGAACTTTTACCAGTACTCCTGCGGAGGCTGGCTGAAGCAGAATCCGATCCCGTCTGACCGCTCCTCTTACGGACGCGACTCCGAGCTAATGGACCAGAACGAGCTGGTGCTCAAGGCCATTCTCGAGAAGGCCGCGGCGGACAGCGCCGGCCGCACCGCGAACGAACAGAAAATCGGCGACTACTATGCCACCTGCATGGACACTTCGGCCATCGACAGCGCAGGCGTGAAGCCCATCGAGCCGATTCTTGCCCGCATCGACGCCGTGAAATCGAAGCAGGAGCTGGCCGGACTCGCGGCGTGGCTGCAGATGCAGGGTATCTCTTCCTTCTTCGGTTTCGGCAGCGACCAGGACTATAAAGACGCCACGCAGCAGATCGCCGAAGTCGACCAGCAGCAGCTTGGCCTGCCGGAAAAAGGCTACTACGACCGCACCGATGCCGATTCCGTAAAGCTGCGCCAGCAATATCAGCAGCACATCGCGCAGACCTTCGTACTGCTGGGCGAGAGCCAGGAGCAGGCATCGAAGAATGCGGCTACAGTGCTCCGCCTCGAGACCGCCCTGGCCGCTGCCTCGCTCAGCACCGTCGAGCGGCGCGATCCGCAGAATGTCTATCACAAGACGGAGCTCACCGCGTTCGACGGTTCGCTCTCGAATTTCGGCTTCGATCGCTTTCTGCGCGGCGTCGATACGCCCGCGGTGTCTTCGTTGAACGTGACTTCGCCGGTCTACTTCGCGGCGCTGAACAAGCTGCTTGGCGAAACCAGCCTCCCTGAGCTGAAGACCTACCTGCGCTGGACAGCGATCCGCCAGCTGCCGTCGACGGCGCTGCCGCATGCGCTCGACGAAGAGAGCTTCGCCTTCTACGGCCGCATCCTCTCCGGCCAGCCCGAGCAGCAGCCGCGCTGGAAGCGGTGCACCCGCGCCGTCGACGGCGCACTCGGCGAAGCCCTTGGCCAGGTCTACGTCGCGCAGCGCTTCAGCCCCGCGGACAAGGCGCGGACGCTCGAGCTGACGAAGGATATCGAGGCCGCGATGGATCGCGACATCGATCAGCTCTCGTGGATGAGCGCGGAGACCAAGGTGCGCGCCAAGGAGAAGCTGCATGGCGTAGCCAACAAGATCGGCTATCCCGATCAGTGGCGCGATTATTCCTCGCTCGAGGTGAAGCGTGGTGATGCGCTCGGCAACGAGGAGCACGCGGCGGCCTTCGAAACGCATCGCCAGATTGCGAAGATCGGCAAGCGTGTCGACCACGGCGAGTGGGACATGAGCCCGCCAACCGTCAACGCCTACTACAATCCGCAGATGAATGACATCAACTTCCCGGCCGGCATCCTGCAGCCTCCGTACTTCGATGCCACGCAGGACGACGCGGTGAACTATGGCGACGCAGGCGGGGTGATCGGCCATGAGCTCACGCACGGCTTCGACGACGAAGGCCGCCAGTTCGATGCCAAGGGCAACCTGCTGAACTGGTGGACGCCCGACGACGCGAAGCAGTTTACCGAGCGTGCCGGCTGCGTGGTCAACGAGTTCAACGGCTTTGTTGCGGTCGGCGATCTGCACGTGAACGGACAACTCACGCTTGGCGAGAATCTCGCCGACCTTGGCGGCTTGAAGCTTGCGTTTCTCGCCTATCTCGACCGCGCGCAGAAGGCCGGCTTAGACCTGACGAAGAGGGGCGGCCCCGAGTACGGCGGACTCACGCCGGAGCAGCAGTTCTTCGTCTCCTACGGGCAGGGCTGGTGCCAGAACAATCGTCCTGAGAACTTGAAGCTGCGCGTGCAGACCGATCCGCACTCTCCTGAGGAGTTCCGCGTGAATGGTGTGGTCGTGAACCTGCCGCAGTTCCAGAAGGCTTTCGCCTGCAAGACCGGACAGCCCATGGCACCAGCCCAACGCTGCTCCATCTGGTGA
- a CDS encoding PEGA domain-containing protein: protein MRKFVSVFSCISLLSASTYLIAQDKSTSSVKPVQESSSPNAQPQQPPKPNTLLDGTPIKLKLGRTLSSADAKVGDEVDFEVVEEIRVDGQVVIPKGGLALATVTEAEHKKSMGRAGKLNVNIDSARLVDGEKATLRATEGGKGGGHVGAMTGAIVATSIVFFPAAPLFLFIHGKDITIPKGTEITAYVDGDMVLDMAKLNPSAVPVAVAQAVTSQLAVDANVPNCDIEVDGAFVGNTPSQISIAYGKHEIAVKKTGYESWSKTMMIAGPNIHLQAQLNAVGSLAAQGATEDSKKQQ, encoded by the coding sequence GTGCGAAAGTTCGTCTCTGTCTTTTCGTGTATTTCTCTTCTCTCTGCCAGCACGTACCTGATAGCCCAAGATAAGAGCACTTCTTCTGTTAAACCTGTTCAGGAGAGCTCATCTCCGAATGCGCAACCGCAGCAGCCTCCCAAGCCAAATACTCTGCTGGATGGCACTCCGATCAAATTGAAGTTGGGCCGTACGTTGTCTTCTGCTGATGCGAAGGTGGGAGATGAGGTCGATTTCGAGGTCGTTGAGGAGATACGCGTCGATGGTCAAGTAGTCATTCCTAAGGGCGGTCTCGCGCTGGCGACTGTCACAGAAGCAGAGCACAAGAAGAGCATGGGGCGCGCAGGAAAGCTGAATGTCAATATCGATAGCGCACGTCTCGTAGATGGGGAAAAGGCTACGCTCCGTGCAACGGAAGGTGGCAAGGGCGGAGGGCATGTCGGAGCGATGACAGGTGCCATTGTGGCTACAAGTATTGTGTTCTTCCCTGCAGCACCACTTTTCCTCTTTATTCACGGCAAGGACATCACGATTCCGAAGGGTACTGAGATTACCGCCTATGTTGATGGAGACATGGTGCTGGATATGGCGAAGTTGAATCCGTCGGCGGTTCCGGTGGCTGTTGCTCAGGCAGTGACATCGCAGCTTGCGGTCGATGCGAATGTGCCCAACTGCGATATCGAGGTTGATGGTGCGTTTGTAGGTAATACACCCTCTCAGATATCCATCGCATATGGAAAGCACGAGATTGCGGTCAAGAAGACTGGGTACGAATCATGGAGTAAAACCATGATGATTGCGGGACCTAATATCCATTTGCAGGCGCAACTGAATGCAGTGGGTTCGCTCGCTGCTCAGGGAGCAACTGAGGACTCGAAGAAACAGCAGTAG